The window TCTGAAACGCTTCCATGCCGCCGCCGCAGGCCGAACCGCCCTGATCGGGGCCGGCGGCATTGCGGACGGGGCCGGAGCCTATGCCAAGATCCGGGCCGGGGCCCGGGCGGTGCAGCTCTATTCGGCCCTGGTCTATGGTGGGCCGGGCCTGGTGGTTCGCATCAAGCACGACCTGGCCGCGCGCCTGCGCGCCGACGGCTTTGCCTCTGTCGAGGATGCGGTCGGCGCCGGATGACGACCGACAGGGGACTGCAGCTGCTCCGACAGTTCGGCCCGGTCGTGGCCCTGGTCGCCCTGTTCATCTGGGCGGTGGCCAGTGGTCTGGCAGGGCATATCTCGCTGGAAGATCTCCGGGCCCAGGCCCAGGGCCTGCAGGCCCTCGTCCGCGAACATCCGGTCCTCAGCGTCGCGAGCTATGTCACCCTCTATGTGGCGACCGTGTCGATCTCCCTGCCCGGCGCCCTGATCCTGTCTCTGACCGGCGGCTTCCTGTTCGGTCCCATACTGGGCGGGGCGGCCGCCGTCACCGGGGCCACGGGCGGCTCGACGGTGGTGTTCCTGGTCTCGCGCACGGCCTTTGCCGACTTCCTGCGGCGCTGGAAGAACCCCCTGCTGCTGAAGATCGAGGACGGATTTCGCGACAACGCCTTTTCCTACCTGCTGACCCTGCGCCTGATCCCGGCCTTTCCGCTGCTGCTGGTCAATGTCGCGGCGGGTCTGATGGGGGTGCCTTTGCGGACCTTTCTGGCCGCCTCCTTCCTCGGCATGGTGCCCAGTTCCTTCGTCTATGCCGGGATCGGTGCGGGTCTCGGCCACGTCTTTGCCCAGGGTCACACGGTTTCGCTGGAAACCCTGCTGTCGCCGAGGATCTATCTGCCGATAATCGCCATGGGGGTGCTGGCCTTTCTGCCGCCGCTGTGGCGCCATTGGCGACGCGGGCGCGTTGCCCCCGCGCCCGACGTGAAGTAACTCAGATTCATGACCGAGACGGTCTCGCCGACGGAAATCCCGACCCCGCCCGCCGCGCGACGCTTCCCGTGGCCGCGCGGCCTGTCGGCGCGCCTGCTGCTGTTCACCGCCTTTGTCGTCACTGTCGCCGGTCTGATGATCCTGCCGCCTACCCTGGCGGCCTATGAGGAGCAGTGGCTGCTGGATCGGGTGCGGGCCGGGGAACTGGCCTCGACCATCGCCGAGAACGATCCCGATCTGCGGGTCAGCGACTCGGTCGCCGGCCAGCTGTTCGACCAGGCCGGGGCCGTCACGGTGGCCGTCCAGGTCGACGGGGCCCGCCGGCTGGTCCTGCCGCCCAAGGTCCCGATGCAGACGCCCTATCTGGTCGACCTGCGGCGTCAGAACCCCGGCTCCTGGCTGGCCGCCCCCTTCTTCACCCTGACCAGCCCGCCCGGCAGCATGGTCCGGGTGATGGCCGAGCCGCGCTTCCGCAAGGCCGAGTTCGTCGAGGTGGTCCTGCCCGACGCCCCGCTGAAGGCCCAATTGATCGCCTATTTCTGGCGGCTTGCCGGGGTGACGATCTTCGTCGCCGGCCTGGCCGGCTTCTTCGTCTATCTGTTCCTGAACATCTTCCTGGTGCGGCCCATGCAGCGCATCACCCGCGCCATGGAGCAGTTTCGCGCCGACCCGGCCGATCCCGAGGCCCGTATCGTAGTCTCCAAGCGCCGCGACGAGATCGGCCGCGCCGAGCTCGAGCTCGACCGCATGCAGACCGACCTGCTGACCGCCCTGGCCTCCAAGGCCCGACTGGCGGCCCTGGGCGAGGCGGTGGCCAAGATCAATCACGACCTGCGCAACATGCTGACCAGTGCCCAGATGGCTTCGGACCGCCTGGCCGCCCTGGGCGATCCCAAGGTGGCCCAGGCCCTGCCGCGCCTGGAACGGGCCCTTGACCGGGCCATCACCCTGGCCACCGACGTCATGACCTATGGCAAGTCCAAGGAGCCTGCGCCGGTGGTCCGGCCCACGCCCCTGCGCGCCGCGCTCGACAGCGCTGCCGAGGATTCCGGCCTCGCCCCGGGCGGTGTGGCCCTGGAGACCGTGATCGACCCGCGCGAGCAGGTCCTGGCCGATCCGGACCAGCTGCACCGCATCCTGACCAATCTGTTGCGCAATGCCCGTGAAGCCATCGAGGGCGCGCCCGATCGTGGCCGCAAGGGCCGGGTGTTCGTCGAACTGCATCGCGGCGACGGGATCAGCATCCTGCGCCTCTCCGACGACGGCCCCGGCGTGCCGCAACGGGCCCAGGCCAACCTGTTCCAGCCCTTCGTCGGCTCGGTGCGGCGCGGCGGCACCGGCCTCGGCCTGGCCATCGCCCGCGAACTGGCCCAGGGCCATGGTGGTGACCTCGTGCTGGTCGAGACGGGGCCGGGGGGCTCGGTGTTCGATCTCAGCCTGGCGGGCGTGCCCGAGCCGGTGGCCGAGGCTGCGGCGGTGGTCGCGGTGCCGGGCGAGGTTTCCCGGCCGACGCCGCAGGCCCCCTCCTGACCTGCTACGCAGGTCGTCCTCCCCCCTGCGGGGGGAAGATGAGATCAGCGCGACCTTCATCTTCCCCCTCCGGGGGAAGACGGCTGCGCAGCAGCCCGTAGGGGGCAAGTGCGGGGATTGAACCCGATCTATCTCCGGCGTTTCCCAAACAAACCCAAGTCCAATCAATGCCCTGCAAAAAGTCAGATCGCGCCAATCCTCCGCGCTGAATCCGCCCGCATAATCAGTCTCACCTGACAGCACGGGAAGGGCGTCCGGCCGGCGACTGAGGCGGCTGTCAGGGGTGATCGAGCGGGGCCACCGGTCGGACGAATGTCCGTGCCGGAGTGCT of the Caulobacter henricii genome contains:
- a CDS encoding TVP38/TMEM64 family protein — encoded protein: MTTDRGLQLLRQFGPVVALVALFIWAVASGLAGHISLEDLRAQAQGLQALVREHPVLSVASYVTLYVATVSISLPGALILSLTGGFLFGPILGGAAAVTGATGGSTVVFLVSRTAFADFLRRWKNPLLLKIEDGFRDNAFSYLLTLRLIPAFPLLLVNVAAGLMGVPLRTFLAASFLGMVPSSFVYAGIGAGLGHVFAQGHTVSLETLLSPRIYLPIIAMGVLAFLPPLWRHWRRGRVAPAPDVK
- a CDS encoding sensor histidine kinase, whose protein sequence is MTETVSPTEIPTPPAARRFPWPRGLSARLLLFTAFVVTVAGLMILPPTLAAYEEQWLLDRVRAGELASTIAENDPDLRVSDSVAGQLFDQAGAVTVAVQVDGARRLVLPPKVPMQTPYLVDLRRQNPGSWLAAPFFTLTSPPGSMVRVMAEPRFRKAEFVEVVLPDAPLKAQLIAYFWRLAGVTIFVAGLAGFFVYLFLNIFLVRPMQRITRAMEQFRADPADPEARIVVSKRRDEIGRAELELDRMQTDLLTALASKARLAALGEAVAKINHDLRNMLTSAQMASDRLAALGDPKVAQALPRLERALDRAITLATDVMTYGKSKEPAPVVRPTPLRAALDSAAEDSGLAPGGVALETVIDPREQVLADPDQLHRILTNLLRNAREAIEGAPDRGRKGRVFVELHRGDGISILRLSDDGPGVPQRAQANLFQPFVGSVRRGGTGLGLAIARELAQGHGGDLVLVETGPGGSVFDLSLAGVPEPVAEAAAVVAVPGEVSRPTPQAPS